From Weissella confusa, a single genomic window includes:
- a CDS encoding LysR family transcriptional regulator: MSLERLTYFVNAVDLASFTAAAQKNFVSQTAISKQMKNLEDEIGTPLFIRQKNRVTVTSAGRQFYNHAKQLVNNYEQAVQLAYAIGSTDKQTLSIGFTTYYETQLMSPLLHQFMAAHPEIDITISQDNFRDNNQALLSQTIDILFSRNYALNSISDFDQIETTTLEEGDMMVAVAEDDAISQYDVVPNDALANRDVIFVSSDAGMTEPHGLTDNARQDGYEFNSVTRIQSLELLLMLIRLNKLIAFFPENSLFSTKGVVFKPLENTSHRYEIMLATNNQNPNPAVKIFTDFVRDNK, translated from the coding sequence ATGAGTCTTGAACGCCTTACCTACTTTGTCAATGCCGTTGATCTAGCAAGTTTCACCGCAGCGGCTCAAAAGAATTTCGTGTCGCAAACTGCCATCAGTAAACAAATGAAAAATCTGGAAGATGAAATCGGCACCCCGTTGTTCATCCGTCAGAAAAACCGCGTCACCGTCACGTCCGCTGGTCGTCAGTTTTACAATCACGCCAAGCAACTCGTGAACAACTACGAACAAGCCGTCCAACTCGCTTACGCAATCGGCTCAACCGATAAGCAGACCTTGTCGATTGGTTTCACCACTTATTACGAAACGCAACTCATGTCACCGTTGTTGCATCAGTTTATGGCGGCACATCCTGAAATTGATATCACGATTTCGCAAGATAATTTCCGCGATAATAACCAAGCTTTGCTTTCACAGACGATTGATATTCTGTTCTCGCGAAACTACGCGCTCAATTCAATCAGCGACTTCGATCAAATTGAGACAACGACGCTTGAAGAAGGCGATATGATGGTCGCCGTTGCCGAAGATGACGCCATTAGTCAATACGACGTCGTGCCCAACGATGCACTCGCCAACCGAGATGTCATCTTCGTATCATCTGACGCCGGCATGACTGAGCCACACGGTTTAACTGATAATGCTCGCCAAGACGGCTACGAATTCAATAGCGTCACGCGAATTCAAAGTTTGGAATTATTGCTAATGTTGATTCGCTTGAATAAACTAATCGCCTTCTTCCCTGAAAACTCACTCTTCAGTACCAAAGGCGTCGTGTTTAAGCCACTCGAAAACACCTCACACCGCTACGAAATCATGCTGGCCACAAACAACCAAAATCCAAATCCAGCCGTTAAAATTTTCACCGACTTCGTTCGTGACAATAAATAG
- a CDS encoding OFA family MFS transporter, with protein MTNKTINRWAVLIASAVVLLCTGAIYAFSVLAGPLSAEKGWSMEAIMTAFAINSAIGPIPMILGGFLTDKGLAKWSIVLGGVLFAVGFFLTGFATSTMMLYLSYGVLAGLGQGFAYSGALSNSIKLFPDKKGLASGIITAGMGGAAIIAAPIANAIIESSNVMNAFRYLGLAYVVIIILAGFFIKTAPKDYAPAGWSPAEQAGAPKTVNKNWQQMLATPAFYLIFFMLFTGAFAGLMIASNASTIGQRMFGLTATAAAGYVSLYSLSNTLGRVLWGTISDKIGRNKTLYIIMIVVIAAFALILGMNSQIGFAIGIIALGLTFGGVMGVFPPMVMENFGPINQGVNYGITFVGYSVAAFFAPKVAVGMAGQSGDFSKAFYVAIVIALVGIVLNFAYVQLKKRAN; from the coding sequence ATGACAAACAAAACAATTAATCGTTGGGCAGTGCTAATTGCCTCTGCAGTGGTTTTGCTATGTACAGGTGCTATTTATGCCTTCAGTGTGTTGGCTGGTCCGCTAAGTGCTGAAAAAGGTTGGTCAATGGAGGCCATTATGACGGCTTTCGCAATCAACTCAGCAATTGGACCCATCCCAATGATCCTAGGTGGTTTCTTAACAGATAAAGGATTGGCTAAGTGGTCAATCGTCTTGGGTGGTGTCCTATTTGCAGTCGGCTTCTTCTTGACTGGCTTTGCGACGAGCACAATGATGCTTTACTTGTCATACGGTGTATTAGCAGGTCTTGGACAAGGGTTTGCATACTCAGGTGCGTTGAGTAACAGTATTAAGCTTTTCCCTGATAAGAAGGGCTTGGCTTCTGGTATTATCACGGCCGGTATGGGTGGTGCGGCAATTATCGCCGCACCGATTGCGAATGCGATTATCGAGTCTTCAAATGTCATGAACGCTTTCCGTTACTTAGGATTGGCGTATGTTGTCATCATCATCTTGGCTGGTTTCTTTATTAAGACTGCGCCAAAGGATTACGCACCAGCCGGTTGGTCACCAGCTGAACAAGCCGGTGCACCAAAGACGGTGAACAAGAACTGGCAACAAATGTTGGCCACGCCAGCGTTTTACTTGATTTTCTTCATGCTATTTACAGGTGCATTTGCTGGTTTGATGATTGCGTCAAACGCTTCAACAATCGGTCAACGTATGTTCGGTTTGACGGCTACTGCGGCCGCAGGTTATGTCAGCTTGTACTCATTGAGCAACACGCTTGGTCGTGTGTTGTGGGGCACAATTTCTGACAAGATTGGTCGTAACAAGACGCTTTACATCATTATGATTGTGGTTATCGCAGCCTTTGCGTTGATCCTTGGTATGAATTCACAAATTGGATTCGCTATCGGTATCATCGCGCTAGGTTTGACGTTCGGTGGTGTGATGGGTGTCTTCCCACCAATGGTGATGGAAAACTTCGGTCCCATCAATCAAGGTGTTAACTACGGTATTACATTCGTGGGTTACTCAGTTGCAGCTTTCTTCGCACCAAAGGTTGCCGTTGGTATGGCTGGTCAATCAGGTGATTTCTCAAAGGCATTCTATGTTGCAATCGTGATTGCCCTTGTCGGTATCGTGTTGAACTTCGCCTACGTACAACTTAAGAAGCGTGCAAACTAA
- the aroF gene encoding 3-deoxy-7-phosphoheptulonate synthase, with protein sequence MILVMKNVQAAQQALAAATAAGLKNVYAHEERVGFATIKTLAEVPFVNEADVAEVIEKHPAALKSSRLFHPADTVITTAHSVIGGGNFVLMAGPDSIESADHVLAMGVAVQEAGATLLRGGSYKPRTSPYSFQGLGEAGLQMHRQAADALGMDMITEIMDTRDVEIVGQYTDIFQVGTRNMQNFSLLKALGQQSKPVALKRGMSALIDELLSAAEYIASEGNDQIILIERGIRTFDNKYTRNTMDVSAIPVLQELTHYPVLADPSHAAGVAHHVTSVGLAAVAAGAQGLMVEIHNRPEAAFVDGAQALTPAQFAELADKARAIHEIVRG encoded by the coding sequence ATGATTTTAGTCATGAAGAATGTGCAAGCTGCGCAACAGGCTCTCGCAGCAGCGACAGCAGCCGGCTTGAAAAATGTGTACGCACACGAGGAACGCGTGGGCTTTGCGACGATTAAAACGTTGGCAGAAGTCCCATTTGTGAATGAGGCTGATGTTGCTGAAGTGATTGAAAAGCACCCAGCGGCGTTGAAAAGTTCGCGTCTTTTCCACCCGGCTGATACGGTCATTACGACTGCGCATTCAGTAATTGGTGGTGGCAATTTTGTCTTGATGGCGGGGCCAGATTCGATTGAGTCAGCTGACCACGTTTTGGCGATGGGCGTAGCTGTGCAAGAAGCAGGTGCAACGTTGCTTCGTGGTGGGTCATACAAGCCACGTACAAGTCCATATAGCTTCCAAGGATTAGGTGAGGCCGGGTTGCAAATGCACCGCCAAGCAGCTGATGCCTTGGGGATGGACATGATTACTGAAATTATGGATACGCGTGATGTTGAAATTGTTGGACAATATACCGATATTTTCCAAGTTGGCACGCGCAATATGCAGAATTTCAGCTTATTGAAGGCGCTTGGGCAACAAAGTAAGCCCGTCGCATTGAAGCGCGGTATGAGCGCCTTGATTGATGAGCTTTTAAGTGCGGCTGAATATATCGCGTCAGAAGGTAATGACCAAATTATCTTGATTGAGCGCGGCATTCGCACGTTTGATAACAAATACACGCGTAATACCATGGATGTGAGTGCCATTCCGGTTTTGCAAGAATTAACACATTATCCGGTTTTGGCCGATCCATCACACGCAGCCGGTGTTGCACACCACGTGACATCAGTTGGCTTGGCAGCGGTGGCGGCTGGCGCACAAGGGTTGATGGTCGAAATTCACAATCGCCCAGAAGCGGCCTTTGTTGATGGTGCGCAAGCTTTGACGCCAGCACAATTTGCTGAATTAGCCGACAAGGCGCGCGCGATTCACGAAATTGTAAGGGGATAA
- a CDS encoding VIT family protein, translating to MNNKVKTHQTMEERLNAIRAGVLGSNDGILTVVGVLFSVGAATSNQFTIFIAGLADLLACALSMASGEYASVSSQADAEKVVVDRETQRLRVNPAGVAEDIRAFYVSRGVTTETAGKIADELMAKAPLETILATQYDVQLGHYVSPWSAAVSSLICAAIGGAFPLLAMILATPRWEFLATIGATVVAVALTGYLSAVIGKGFPIKAIKRNVIIGLLTIAIHYGIGMFF from the coding sequence ATGAATAATAAAGTTAAAACCCATCAAACGATGGAAGAACGCTTGAATGCGATTCGTGCCGGGGTGCTTGGTTCGAACGACGGTATTTTGACAGTTGTTGGCGTGCTGTTCTCAGTTGGGGCAGCGACGAGCAATCAATTTACAATCTTTATTGCCGGTTTGGCTGACCTGTTGGCGTGTGCGTTGTCGATGGCGTCTGGTGAATATGCGTCGGTGTCATCACAAGCGGATGCTGAAAAGGTGGTTGTGGATCGTGAAACACAACGATTGCGCGTGAACCCAGCTGGGGTAGCTGAAGATATTCGCGCGTTTTACGTTTCACGTGGGGTAACGACTGAAACCGCCGGTAAGATTGCGGATGAGTTGATGGCCAAGGCACCCTTGGAAACAATTTTGGCAACGCAGTATGATGTCCAATTGGGTCACTATGTGAGCCCATGGTCAGCGGCTGTTTCATCTTTGATTTGTGCCGCCATTGGTGGGGCGTTCCCATTATTGGCGATGATTTTGGCCACACCACGTTGGGAGTTCTTGGCTACGATTGGTGCGACGGTGGTTGCCGTTGCGCTGACTGGGTATCTAAGTGCCGTAATCGGTAAGGGATTCCCAATCAAAGCCATTAAGCGAAACGTGATTATCGGACTTTTGACGATTGCCATCCACTATGGCATTGGCATGTTCTTCTAA
- a CDS encoding VIT family protein: MSKEHDKQTLAQRNNLIRAAVMGANDGILSVSGIVIGVAGATTNSFAIFIAGFAGALAGTVSMAMGEYTSVHSQNDAQVKAEKVQEAALKTQYDTEFEFVKNKYAAQGISDELATQATKEMMANDALGTTVRERYGFSLHHEVSAIGAAMASMIAFPLGSLLPMLAITLFPVKERVIATGIAVLIALAITGYSAAHLSGANEKRATIRNIVAGIFTMVVTYYIGTLIGH; this comes from the coding sequence ATGAGCAAGGAACATGATAAGCAAACGCTGGCGCAGCGTAATAATTTGATTCGTGCTGCCGTGATGGGAGCCAATGATGGGATTCTGTCGGTATCAGGAATCGTTATTGGTGTGGCCGGTGCGACGACGAATTCATTCGCAATTTTCATTGCCGGTTTCGCTGGGGCATTGGCGGGAACGGTGTCGATGGCGATGGGAGAATATACATCAGTTCACTCACAAAATGATGCGCAAGTGAAGGCGGAGAAGGTGCAAGAGGCGGCCCTGAAAACGCAGTACGACACTGAATTTGAATTTGTGAAGAACAAGTATGCTGCGCAAGGGATTTCTGATGAGTTGGCAACGCAAGCGACTAAGGAAATGATGGCTAACGATGCCTTGGGGACAACAGTGCGTGAGCGTTATGGTTTCAGTTTGCACCATGAAGTATCAGCGATTGGGGCGGCAATGGCATCGATGATTGCCTTTCCGTTGGGATCATTGTTGCCAATGTTGGCAATTACATTGTTCCCGGTAAAGGAGCGTGTCATTGCGACGGGGATTGCCGTGCTGATTGCGTTGGCGATTACCGGGTATTCAGCCGCCCATTTGTCTGGGGCCAATGAAAAACGGGCGACGATTCGCAACATCGTCGCGGGTATTTTCACAATGGTCGTGACGTACTACATCGGAACGTTGATTGGACACTAA
- the aroE gene encoding shikimate dehydrogenase, with product MATTRYGLLGYPARHSKSPAMHNAAFKQAGIDAQYDAYEVAPNALAATFKSLVASGVAGFNVTMPFKEAIMLYLDDLTPLARRLSAVNTVVIRDGKTIGDSTDGAGFWRTLREPADQVILIGTGGAARAIMATAPKSVTLHVFNRQSDRFPEKAAMVNDLAGVELHDLDEIGMYLPYADLIVNATNVGMQSDISILSTEQFYETQPDVQVVDIIYKKEPTPFVAAARAAGRQADDGLAMLIGQGALSFEQWTGQLPDINVMKQAIMPAEEGEE from the coding sequence ATGGCAACGACACGATATGGACTTTTGGGCTACCCAGCCCGTCATTCAAAATCACCAGCAATGCACAATGCCGCGTTTAAACAAGCGGGCATTGATGCGCAATACGATGCCTATGAAGTCGCACCAAATGCATTGGCAGCGACGTTTAAAAGTTTGGTTGCATCCGGCGTGGCGGGTTTCAACGTGACAATGCCGTTTAAGGAAGCAATTATGTTGTACTTGGATGACCTGACGCCATTAGCTCGTCGCCTTTCAGCGGTCAACACCGTCGTGATTCGCGATGGCAAAACGATTGGTGATTCAACCGACGGCGCTGGCTTTTGGCGGACGTTACGTGAGCCAGCTGATCAAGTAATTTTGATTGGGACTGGTGGGGCAGCCCGCGCCATTATGGCGACGGCACCAAAGTCGGTAACGTTGCACGTGTTCAACCGTCAAAGCGACCGTTTCCCGGAAAAAGCTGCGATGGTCAATGATTTGGCAGGCGTTGAATTGCATGATTTGGATGAAATTGGGATGTATTTGCCATATGCTGATTTGATTGTGAACGCGACGAACGTGGGGATGCAGTCAGATATCTCGATTCTATCAACTGAACAATTCTATGAAACCCAACCAGATGTCCAAGTGGTTGATATTATCTATAAGAAAGAGCCAACGCCATTCGTGGCTGCAGCCCGTGCAGCCGGACGTCAAGCAGATGATGGCCTTGCCATGTTGATTGGTCAGGGTGCATTGAGTTTTGAACAATGGACCGGTCAATTACCTGATATCAACGTCATGAAGCAGGCGATTATGCCGGCTGAAGAAGGAGAAGAGTAA
- a CDS encoding glycosyltransferase produces MKHLFLMEFFGRVQSGRSYAVTERVRLFKNLNKDVKLVTFDYNPQYEEIWREAAPDVMAHHINMMDYFQGEAVAGGVRVERLHDARQVTIVDKVFNQHDELVGEIYYGLDNKSVSRRGAILYNRDGSERMRLLYVQNKVTQVLLWDGGMLHVLSFEAMVKYFLDKLTAEEPSIMYADVLEETMTQAYGSVENAEMKVAYIHADHHVAHHQILVGFRNLLRAKKFDWIVTGTQTQAIDLRTEWGAQTVDIAPASVTVPDAVTDLADRRAMSVVVVTRFDRIKRVEDMIAAVVKAHKQNRDINLQLYGTVSDQAYYTQLQQQIADAHATGYITFNGATTDPIGTFETGQVTIFTSRTEGFGRTILEAEAAGTPVISYDIDYGPRAIIGKAGKLVADGDVNALANAIVMALADKRWREKASAAGREQAREYDAEHVQAKWLDLITKLEATHENHVD; encoded by the coding sequence ATGAAACATTTATTCTTAATGGAGTTCTTCGGACGCGTCCAAAGTGGCCGATCATACGCTGTTACAGAGCGTGTACGTCTATTTAAAAATCTAAACAAAGATGTCAAACTAGTCACATTTGACTACAATCCACAGTATGAAGAAATTTGGCGTGAAGCTGCGCCAGATGTCATGGCACACCACATCAACATGATGGATTATTTTCAAGGGGAGGCTGTTGCAGGCGGTGTCCGCGTTGAGCGTTTACATGATGCCCGTCAGGTAACCATTGTTGATAAGGTCTTTAATCAACATGACGAACTAGTGGGTGAAATCTATTACGGTTTGGATAACAAGAGTGTTTCACGACGTGGCGCCATTTTGTATAACCGGGATGGTTCGGAACGCATGCGGTTGCTATACGTTCAAAACAAGGTGACGCAAGTCTTATTGTGGGACGGTGGCATGCTGCATGTGCTGTCATTTGAAGCAATGGTGAAATATTTCTTGGACAAGTTGACCGCTGAAGAGCCAAGTATCATGTATGCCGATGTGCTAGAGGAAACAATGACGCAGGCGTATGGCAGTGTCGAAAATGCCGAAATGAAGGTGGCGTATATTCACGCTGATCATCACGTGGCCCATCATCAAATCTTGGTTGGCTTCCGTAATTTATTGCGCGCTAAAAAGTTCGATTGGATTGTGACGGGAACGCAGACCCAAGCAATTGATTTGCGAACGGAGTGGGGTGCCCAAACGGTTGATATTGCACCGGCTTCAGTGACGGTACCGGATGCGGTGACTGATTTGGCTGACCGGCGTGCGATGTCGGTTGTTGTGGTGACCCGCTTTGACCGCATTAAGCGAGTTGAAGATATGATTGCGGCCGTGGTGAAGGCGCATAAGCAAAATCGTGATATTAATTTGCAACTGTACGGCACGGTTTCTGACCAAGCGTATTACACGCAATTGCAACAACAAATCGCAGACGCTCATGCAACTGGGTATATTACGTTTAACGGGGCCACGACCGATCCAATCGGTACATTTGAAACAGGACAGGTCACGATTTTTACGTCACGAACGGAAGGCTTTGGTCGCACGATTCTGGAAGCTGAAGCAGCTGGTACGCCGGTGATTTCGTATGACATTGATTATGGTCCGCGTGCAATTATCGGAAAAGCTGGTAAGTTGGTTGCGGATGGGGATGTGAATGCACTGGCTAATGCGATTGTAATGGCGTTGGCGGATAAACGTTGGCGTGAAAAGGCGAGTGCAGCTGGCCGCGAACAAGCACGTGAATATGATGCTGAACATGTTCAGGCTAAGTGGTTAGATTTGATTACAAAATTGGAGGCGACACATGAAAATCATGTTGATTGA
- a CDS encoding acyl CoA:acetate/3-ketoacid CoA transferase translates to MSKVISASEAVNLIKDNDTLAVSGFGLAGVAEELLIALEERYATESHPQGLTAMHSSAVGNRDQKGMSHLAAPGLLKRWIGGIAAASPRIAEAINNNELEAYNLPQGVITRMYHDIATKGPGVITKIGLGTFVDPDLEGAKMNAKTTEDIVKKISLDGDEWLRYPTFPINVALIRGTYADENGNLTLDKEGLDMEVQAIAQAAHNSGGIVIAQVEAVTENNTLHPKKVKVPGILVDYIVVAQPENQFQTENTLYNPAFSGEVRVPLKSVPALPLDPKKVIARRAAMELRSGAILNLGVGIPVNVSAVAAEEGVSDDFVLTTEAGSVGGVPAGLKDFGHAYNSQATVDMDAQFDFYDGGGIDLSVLGLAQTDATGNVNVSKFNGRVAGAGGFIDISQTAKKLVFAGTFTAAGLKEHIEDGKLVIDEEGRFPKFVANVEQITFSGKYAAANQQPVVYVTERAVFELTADGLMLTEIAPGMDLEKDILAHMDFKPLISENLKQMDAGLFAEEWGGLSALVNQ, encoded by the coding sequence ATGAGTAAGGTTATTTCAGCAAGTGAAGCTGTAAACTTGATTAAAGATAACGACACACTTGCAGTAAGTGGATTTGGACTTGCTGGTGTCGCAGAGGAACTTTTAATCGCCCTTGAAGAGCGTTATGCAACTGAGTCACACCCACAAGGTTTGACGGCAATGCACTCAAGTGCGGTTGGTAACCGTGACCAAAAGGGAATGAGTCACTTGGCAGCCCCTGGTTTGTTGAAGCGTTGGATTGGTGGGATTGCTGCGGCCTCTCCACGCATCGCTGAAGCTATTAACAACAATGAGTTGGAAGCTTACAACTTGCCACAAGGTGTCATCACTCGTATGTACCACGACATTGCGACGAAGGGTCCTGGTGTCATCACGAAGATTGGTTTGGGAACGTTCGTTGATCCAGACCTTGAAGGTGCCAAGATGAACGCCAAGACGACTGAAGATATCGTTAAGAAGATTTCTTTGGACGGTGACGAGTGGTTGCGTTACCCAACGTTCCCAATCAATGTTGCGTTGATTCGCGGTACGTACGCCGACGAAAACGGTAACTTGACGCTTGATAAGGAAGGTTTGGACATGGAAGTGCAAGCCATTGCCCAAGCAGCACACAACTCAGGCGGAATTGTTATCGCGCAAGTTGAAGCAGTAACGGAAAACAATACGTTGCACCCTAAGAAGGTTAAGGTGCCTGGTATCTTGGTTGACTACATTGTGGTCGCCCAACCTGAAAACCAATTCCAAACGGAAAACACGTTGTACAACCCAGCATTTTCTGGTGAAGTACGTGTGCCGTTGAAGTCAGTGCCAGCTTTGCCTTTGGATCCAAAGAAGGTTATCGCTCGTCGTGCAGCCATGGAATTGCGTTCAGGTGCCATCTTGAACTTGGGTGTCGGTATTCCAGTTAACGTTTCAGCGGTTGCAGCTGAAGAAGGTGTAAGTGACGACTTCGTTTTGACAACTGAAGCTGGTTCAGTTGGTGGTGTACCTGCCGGTTTGAAGGACTTTGGTCACGCCTACAACTCACAAGCAACGGTTGATATGGATGCCCAATTCGACTTCTACGATGGTGGTGGAATTGACCTATCAGTACTTGGTTTGGCACAAACTGATGCAACGGGTAACGTTAACGTTTCAAAGTTCAACGGTCGCGTGGCTGGTGCTGGTGGTTTCATCGACATCTCACAAACGGCTAAGAAGTTGGTCTTTGCTGGAACGTTCACGGCCGCTGGTTTGAAGGAACACATTGAAGATGGCAAGTTGGTCATCGACGAAGAAGGTCGTTTCCCTAAGTTTGTGGCCAATGTTGAGCAAATCACATTCTCAGGTAAGTACGCGGCAGCTAACCAACAACCGGTTGTTTACGTGACTGAGCGTGCCGTCTTCGAATTGACGGCTGATGGTTTGATGTTGACTGAAATTGCACCAGGTATGGACTTGGAAAAGGACATCTTGGCACACATGGACTTCAAGCCACTTATCAGTGAAAACTTGAAGCAAATGGACGCTGGTTTGTTTGCTGAAGAATGGGGCGGATTGTCAGCCCTAGTTAACCAATAA
- a CDS encoding nitronate monooxygenase: MATVAEILGTKYPLIQGSMARISRHELVIAVSNAGGLGVLTSAGFDKEGLREEIRKVKAGTDKPFAVNLMLMMKNIPEMVEVIIEEEVPFVMTGAGTPKPYMPALTEAGIKVIPVIPSVKLAKKMEDLGAVAVVAEGMESGGHVGETTTMALVPQVASAVNIPVIAAGGIGDGRGVAAAYALGAQGIQAGTIFLTADETPVPDAFKQAVLDADDTATTVTGRRSGAPVRSIKNPMIAKYLELEYSGASRDALEELSLGSLSKAVFEGDVENGSVMAGEISGMVNSKRSVKDIIEGLFNEAEEVVNNLKITY, encoded by the coding sequence ATGGCAACTGTTGCAGAAATTCTAGGAACGAAGTACCCACTTATTCAAGGATCAATGGCGCGTATCTCACGCCACGAATTGGTTATCGCCGTATCAAACGCCGGTGGATTGGGTGTTTTGACGTCAGCTGGTTTTGACAAGGAAGGTTTGCGCGAGGAAATCCGCAAGGTTAAGGCCGGAACTGACAAGCCATTCGCTGTTAACTTGATGTTGATGATGAAGAACATCCCCGAGATGGTTGAAGTTATCATCGAAGAAGAAGTGCCATTCGTTATGACTGGTGCAGGTACGCCAAAGCCATACATGCCTGCTTTGACTGAAGCTGGTATCAAGGTTATCCCAGTTATCCCTTCAGTTAAGTTGGCTAAGAAGATGGAAGATTTGGGTGCCGTAGCCGTGGTTGCTGAAGGTATGGAATCAGGTGGTCACGTTGGTGAGACGACAACGATGGCTTTGGTGCCACAAGTTGCTTCAGCTGTTAACATCCCAGTTATTGCTGCCGGTGGTATCGGTGACGGACGTGGTGTTGCCGCTGCTTACGCTTTGGGTGCCCAAGGTATCCAAGCTGGTACGATCTTCTTGACGGCTGACGAAACGCCAGTGCCAGATGCCTTCAAGCAAGCTGTTTTGGACGCTGATGACACGGCTACGACGGTTACGGGTCGTCGTTCAGGTGCCCCAGTTCGCTCAATCAAGAACCCTATGATCGCTAAGTACCTTGAGCTTGAGTACTCAGGTGCTTCACGTGACGCCTTGGAAGAGTTGTCATTGGGATCATTGTCAAAGGCTGTCTTTGAGGGTGACGTTGAAAACGGTTCAGTTATGGCCGGTGAAATTTCAGGTATGGTTAACAGCAAGCGTTCAGTAAAGGACATCATCGAAGGATTGTTCAACGAAGCTGAAGAAGTGGTTAACAACTTGAAGATTACTTACTAA